The Candidatus Polarisedimenticolia bacterium DNA window CGCGCTACCTTCCGCCGCTGCGATGCCTGCTGGCCGTCCTGCCTTTCACGGTCATCCCGATTCCCGCGGTCGCCCGGCTGGAGCGTGCGCTCGATTACCGCAAGGTGGCCGGATTGGAGACCACCGGCCAGGTCCTGTATCACGCCCTTGCGGTGGTGCTGGCATGGAGGGGGGCGGGACTCTGGGCGCCGGTGGCGGGCTACGTCCTGTGGCAGGTCTGGACGACCGTGGCGAGCTGGGTGCTCGCCGGATACCGCCCCGGTTGGAGATGGTCCGCTTCACTGGTCCGCGAGATGTTCACCTACGGTGCCGGATTTTCCTCGTCTTTCTGGGCCTACAACCTGCGCACCCTGGTGAACCCGCTGGTGGTGGGACGCTTCCTCGGGCCGCAGGCGGTGGGCTTCGTGTCGCTGACCATCCGCCTGGTGGAATCGCTGGGCTTCGTGCGCACCGCAACCTTCCGCCTGTCGCTGGCGGCCCTCGGGCGGGTGCAGCAGGAAACCGATCGCCTGAAGCGCGCCGTGGAGGAGGCGATGGGGCTGCAGGCGATCGCCGTCGGTTTTCCCCTCGCCCTGTTCGCGCTGGCCGCGCCGATCGCGGTGCCGCGCCTGTTCGGCGAGCAGTGGACGCCCGCGCTGCAGGTGCTGCCCTTCATCTCAGCGGGATTCTTCGCGGGCGCCGTCTTCGGGATGCACGCCGCGCTGCTGCACGTCACCGGCAGAAATCTTCTGGTAACCCGGGCCAACATTGTTCATTCGGCGCTGTTCGGTCTGGCCGCTTTCATCGCGGTGCCGCGCATAGGACTGTTGGGCTACGGCGCCGCGGAGCTGGCCGCCATGGGCTCCTATATCCTGCTCCATCGGAGCGTGAGGCGGTTTGTCGCCATCCGCTACGGCAGGGCCCTGCCGTGGATCGTGGCCTTCCCGCCGATCCTGTTCGTGCCGCTGGCACTCTGGCCCTGGAGCCTCGCCCTCCTTCTTCCCGCATGCGCGGTGATCGCACGGTCCCGTCCGCGCGGCCAGATCCGGGAGGTTTGGGCTCTTCTGTGGAAGCCGGCGCCCGGAGGGAATCAGGTGAGGGCCTGAAAGCGGACCGGCGCTGAGTGAGAGAGATCTGCCCGCGCGCCGGGAAAGGCTCGATGCCAGAGCTCGAAGGCCAGCAGCGCGAAGAGCTGGCGCCGCCGATCCCGCCTTCCCTGCTCCTGCTCGCGGATGAGCCGGGCGATTTCCTCCCGCCTGCAATAGCCCGCTGCCGCGGAATCGGCCGCCATCAGCCACCCCATGCCCGGAGCCTCCGGCGAGGAGCCCATCCAGGTTGCATCGGGAGGGGCGAAATTGCGCTTCGGACGATTCAGAATCGAGGGCGGCAGGAGGCGCGAGAGGGACCGGCGCAACACCCGCTTGGGACGCAGCAGCCCCACCCGCCAGCGGGCCGGAATCCTCTCCACGAAGCGCAGAAACTCCAGGTCCAGGAACGGGACGCGGACTTCGAGCGACTGCGACATGGCGATCTTGTCCCCATAGAGCAGCAGGTCGTCCGCCAGGCTGAAGCGCGCATCCAGATAGAGGAAGCGCGCCAGCGGATCCAGGTGCTCGCTGCCCCGCAGCACCGGCAGGAGGGCGGCCTGCAGGAAATCGGGATCGGGCGCCCGGCCGCGCAGCCGGCGCGCCTCCTCGGCCGGGAAGAGGGTGAGCGCCTCGACCATGCGGCGCACCGGATCGCGGATGCCGAACACCCGGCTCGAGCGCTGCAGCCTGTCGGACCGGGGGCGCAGCGCCGCCGCCCAGCGGGCCGGACGCTCCAGCGCCGGCCCGTAAGGCGCTGAGGCGAGTCTTTCACCGAGGTGCCGTGGATAGCCCCCCAGCGGCTCGTCCGCCCCCTGCCCGCAGAGAACCACCTTGTGCTGCTTTGCCGCCAGCGCGCAGAGCGCCGCGTAAGGGGCGACCGAAGAGGTTCCCACCGGCTCGTCCAGGGAGTAGGCGCAAGGCACCAGCCAGGATCGGTAGTCGGAGACGCTCAGCGTCACGTGGCAATGCTCGACCCCGAAGCGCCGGGCCGTCCGGGCGGCCGCGACGACCTCGTCTTCGCGCGAGGAGTCCGCGAACCCGACGGTGTAGGCGCGCATCCCGGCGGAACCCGTTTCGGCGGCGAGCGACAGCACCGCCGCCGAATCGATGCCGCCGCTGAGCAGCACTCCGATCGGGACATCTCCCATGAGCTGGCGCTGCACCGCCGCGCGCAACCGTGGCAGCAGCTCCTCCTCCCATTCGCGGGGTCCGGGGCGTAGATCAATCTCCGGCGGCGGAAGGGCGAAGCGCCTCAGGTGCGCCGGCTGCCCCGCCACCTTGACGAGCATCTCGCCGGGGCCGAGCTTTTGAAAACCGCGGAAAAGGGTACGCGGCGAGGGAACGAAGCGGAAGGCGAGATAGAGATCAAGGGCCTCCTCGTCCACCTCGATAGTGGCATCGGGGAGGCTCAGGAGGGCCTTGATCTCGGAGGCGAAGGCAAAGCCGTCGGGGAGCTCCCGGTAATACAGCGGCTTCACGCCCAGCGGGTCCCGGGCGAGCAGGAGCAGGCGCCGGGCGACGTCCCAGATCGCCACGGCGAAGATGCCGTTCAGCCGGGCGAGAAACCCGGGTCCGGCTTCCTCATAGCCGTGGACCAGGACCTCGGTGTCGGTCCGGGTCGCGAAACGATGGCCTCGCTGCTCCAGCTCGGCTCGCAGCTCGCGGTAGTTGTAGATCTCACCGTTGAAAACGACCTGGACGCTGCCGGTCTCGGAGCCGATCGGCTGGCGCCCGCCCTCCAGGTCGACGATGCTGAGGCGGCTCGATCCCAGCGCGGCGAAGCGGTCCAGGAAGAAGCCTTCGTCGTCCGGGCCGCGATGCGCCTGGCGCCGGGCCATCCCGCGGACCCATTCCGCGGCCTCCTCCGGCAGCCCTTCATCGCGCACCAGGCCACAGAGGCCGCACATCAGGGAACCTGCCTACTTCGCGCCGCGCGCGAAAAGCACCGCCGGAATGGTTCGAAGGAGGATCTTGACGTCTTGCGAGATCGACCAGTTGTCGATGTACTCCATGTCGAGCTTCATCCATTCGTCGAAATCGACCTGGTTGCGGCCGCGTGTCTGCCAGAGGCAGGTGAGCCCCGGCTTCATGCTCAGGCGGCGGCGGTGCCAGCGCTCGTACTGCTTCACCTCCGAGGGAAGCGGCGGGCGCGGCCCGACCAGGCTCATGTCCCCCTTCAGGACGTTCCACAGCTGCGGCAGCTCATCCAGACTCGTGCGCCGGAGAAATGCTCCGACGCGCGTCACGCGGGGGTCGTGGCTCAGCTTGAACACCGGGCCCGACATCTCGTTGCGCTCCTGGAGAGCGGCCCGCTGCCGCTCGGCGTCGTGGTTCATCGAGCGGAACTTGAGGAGGACGAAGCGCCGGCCGTTCAGCCCCGTGCGCACCTGGCGGAACAGGACGGGGCCGCGCGAGTCGAGCTTGACCAGCAGGGCAATCCCCAGCATCGCCGGCGCGGCGAGCACCAGCGCCGGACCCGAGACCAGCAGGTCCATCAGCCGCTTCAGGAGAATGTCGCCGGCGGCGTGCGGGGTCGACGCCAGGGTCAGGATCGGGATCCCGGAGACCGCGCTCAGGTAGGTCCGGGAGAAGATCGTCTGGGCGAAATCGGCCCGGATGTGGATCTTGATCCCCACTTCCTCGCATTTCAGGATCTGGCGCTCGCACGCCGCCAGCTGATCCAGCGGCAGCGCGAAGATGATCTCGTCGATGATCTCGCAATCCACGATCTCCGCGATGTCCGGCAGA harbors:
- a CDS encoding sugar transferase — protein: MLKERAKEVAAAVALADMLLLCMSFWVAFQIRFHLLPRFDSSLRTAHLSNFVWLLFLSLPTFHILLRMSGIYQSLRTRALMDLPLLVAKPVALGGLFLGAAIFLVQAKYFSRALFGLFLVLFYLFLFLEKVVLRTFQKVARRKGFNYRNVLIVGINEGAMRLADALTESRDFGFRVAGFVNGAGQEYVQADRHKVLGNLPDIAEIVDCEIIDEIIFALPLDQLAACERQILKCEEVGIKIHIRADFAQTIFSRTYLSAVSGIPILTLASTPHAAGDILLKRLMDLLVSGPALVLAAPAMLGIALLVKLDSRGPVLFRQVRTGLNGRRFVLLKFRSMNHDAERQRAALQERNEMSGPVFKLSHDPRVTRVGAFLRRTSLDELPQLWNVLKGDMSLVGPRPPLPSEVKQYERWHRRRLSMKPGLTCLWQTRGRNQVDFDEWMKLDMEYIDNWSISQDVKILLRTIPAVLFARGAK
- a CDS encoding oligosaccharide flippase family protein, yielding MALREKVLRGGVYLSAREAIGLVTGVVGVLLVSRLIGPTQYGLYRGALEIVAFFAGVARWGLDAYLVRRKDDPTREIENQAFSLLLVGSLAFAALGFLSLPLLGRWLGDARYLPPLRCLLAVLPFTVIPIPAVARLERALDYRKVAGLETTGQVLYHALAVVLAWRGAGLWAPVAGYVLWQVWTTVASWVLAGYRPGWRWSASLVREMFTYGAGFSSSFWAYNLRTLVNPLVVGRFLGPQAVGFVSLTIRLVESLGFVRTATFRLSLAALGRVQQETDRLKRAVEEAMGLQAIAVGFPLALFALAAPIAVPRLFGEQWTPALQVLPFISAGFFAGAVFGMHAALLHVTGRNLLVTRANIVHSALFGLAAFIAVPRIGLLGYGAAELAAMGSYILLHRSVRRFVAIRYGRALPWIVAFPPILFVPLALWPWSLALLLPACAVIARSRPRGQIREVWALLWKPAPGGNQVRA
- the asnB gene encoding asparagine synthase (glutamine-hydrolyzing), with the protein product MCGLCGLVRDEGLPEEAAEWVRGMARRQAHRGPDDEGFFLDRFAALGSSRLSIVDLEGGRQPIGSETGSVQVVFNGEIYNYRELRAELEQRGHRFATRTDTEVLVHGYEEAGPGFLARLNGIFAVAIWDVARRLLLLARDPLGVKPLYYRELPDGFAFASEIKALLSLPDATIEVDEEALDLYLAFRFVPSPRTLFRGFQKLGPGEMLVKVAGQPAHLRRFALPPPEIDLRPGPREWEEELLPRLRAAVQRQLMGDVPIGVLLSGGIDSAAVLSLAAETGSAGMRAYTVGFADSSREDEVVAAARTARRFGVEHCHVTLSVSDYRSWLVPCAYSLDEPVGTSSVAPYAALCALAAKQHKVVLCGQGADEPLGGYPRHLGERLASAPYGPALERPARWAAALRPRSDRLQRSSRVFGIRDPVRRMVEALTLFPAEEARRLRGRAPDPDFLQAALLPVLRGSEHLDPLARFLYLDARFSLADDLLLYGDKIAMSQSLEVRVPFLDLEFLRFVERIPARWRVGLLRPKRVLRRSLSRLLPPSILNRPKRNFAPPDATWMGSSPEAPGMGWLMAADSAAAGYCRREEIARLIREQEQGRRDRRRQLFALLAFELWHRAFPGARADLSHSAPVRFQALT